The Flavobacterium sp. N2270 genome contains the following window.
AAAAAACTCAATTGATACTCTTCAAAAAATGATTTATGATTTTGCACAAAATCAACAACATAATCCTCGGAAATTAGATTTCCATTAATGCGAATTCTTTCTCTGTAATCTTTTAAATGTGGAGACGTATACAAACCGACCTTATAACCTGCTTCTTGCAACACAGAAGCCAACAATGAAGAAGTAGAACCTTTTCCATTTGTTCCTGCAACATGAATAGTTTTAAATTGCTTGTGTGGATGATTAAGGTAATTATCTAATAAAAAAATATTAGATAAATCATTTTTATAAGCAGAAGCGCCTTGATTTTGAAACATTGGAAGCTGACTAAAAAGCCATTCAGTAGTTTCTTTATAATTCATTTGAATATTTTTTTGAAGCGAAACTTTAGTTCTTTTGTAAAGGCAATACCCGCTTTTCGCACTGCGAGGCAGTTAGCTATAATCGGGGCTAATGGAAAAACGAATTGAATATTTGGAAACTTATTCGCCAAGCTTAAAATTAACCACAACAAAACCTATTTGAGTTTCTGGTGCATTTGAATCTGCTTGCCATTTAAATGTTCTAGCCGTTTCTAAAGCCGGATTAACCAAACAAGGATTTGTATTTGTAGTCCCTTGCGTACGTTCTGCTTTTATAACATTTCCATTTCTGTTAACCCATATTTTTACAACAACAGTACCCGATTCATTGCAATCTTGTACTTTTTTGGTATTTCCTGATAACTTTCTACCGGCTAAACCCCAGCCTGTCCCATTTCCAGAACCATTCCCAGAACCTGATCCACTTCCATAAAAACTATTCGCATAAATACTTCCGTTTGGATTACCTTTATCACCAGGTAAACCATCGTCACCATGCCCACCATTATCTTTTCCATCTTTTGGCTCTCCATTAATTAACGCATCAAGAGCATTACTGGTAGACTTAGATGGAATCTTTGGTGTTTCTGCTTTTGTTTTAGGTTGCTCTTTAGGAGTATTGGTTTTAGGTTTTGTGTTATTTTTAGGTGTAACTACAACAGGTGATTCGTTATCTTGAGTCAGCGTATTTTCTTCACTAGAAGTTACAGGTTCACTTACTGATAGCGTTGGTGCAGTTTTAATAGGTTCTGTAGGTTGTATTTCCCCTTGACCTACATCACTTGTTCCAAAATTAACAGCGATACCGTTTTCAGGTGGCGGATCCATATAAGTTAACCCTAAAAAAGTAAACAATAGAAAGAGTATTACAAATAATATACTTGTAATAGTAAATGATTTTTTTTCTTCTGGTGTTTCTAAAAAGCTCATTTTTTCTATTGTTAAATTATTGAAAAACTAAGATGTAAATTATTTTGGATTTACAGCTACAACCATTTTCATACCATTTCTGTAAGCAATATCCATTACATAAACCACTTTTTCATGTGGAACAGATTTTTCTGCTCTCAAAATAATAGCTTTTTGTTCTTGATTTTCCATTAAAGACAAAAGCTGAGACTCTAACTGAGCCTCATCAACTTTATCTTTATCTATAAAAAATTGTAAATCTTTATCTATACTAACCGCTAAATTTTTATTACTATCGGTTTTACCTTTTCCTTTAGGTAAAACTAAATCTAAAGCATTAGTAGTAACCATCGTTGAAGTTATCATGAAAAAAATTAGTAACAAGAAAACAATATCCGTCATAGAAGACATGTTGAATTCAGTAGATACTTTATTTTTATTTTTACCTAACTTCATATTATACTGGTTCGTTTAATAAATCTAAAAACTCAACTGCATTAGCTTCCATTTGGTTAACAATCTTATTTGTTTTAACAACTAAGTGATTATAACCCATATAAGCAATGATACCAACGACAAGACCAACTACTGTTGTAGTCATTGCAGTATAAATACCTTCGGCAAGAGCACCAACTTCAATTTGCCCACCTCCGCTAGCCATTTTATGAAAAGCAAGAATCATACCAAGTACTGTTCCTAAGAAACCAATCATAGGTCCGGCTCCAGAAATAGTAGCCAACATACTTGTGTTTTTTTCTAACTTATACAATTCAAGATTACCTGCGTTTTCAATTGCAGTATTAATATCTTCTAAAGGTTTTCCAATGCGAGAAATTCCTTTTTCAATTAAACGAGCGACTGGTGAATTTGTTTGAGCACATAACATTTTTGCTGCATCTATTTTTCCTGAAGAAATATGTAACTTAATATTATTCATAAAGCTAGAGTCAATTTTACTTGCTTTATTGATTGCCATAATTCTCTCAAAATAAAGAAATAAAGCCATAAATAACAACAAGAACAAAACAATCATTATTGCTATACCACCTGCTCCACCACTTGTAAGTAAGGACCAAATTGATAAAGTTTGTTCAACTGGTTGTGTGTCTTCTGGTAAAATTTGACTTGCTACAGCTAAACTATCTGCTTGAAGAAATATATTCATGTTTAAAATTTATTATATAACGAATAATTTAAAAAAAAATTGTTTTTTTAATGAGCAGCGTTTAGTAAAAAATCTCTTAAAATGATAAAACCTGCAGAGCCTGCCAAGAAACCAACTAACGCTAACCATCCAATATTTTTTAAATACCACATGAAGTCAATTTTTTCCATTCCCATTGCAACAACACCTGCAGCAGAACCTATAATTAAGATACTACCTCCAGTACCAGCTGAATAAGCAATAAAATGCCATGCTGGTTCATCCATTCCAATTTGAAACATTCCAATACTTGCTGCAACTAATGGTACATTATCGATTACTGCTGAACCTACTCCTAACAATAAAACTACTAAATCAGAAATTTTTGTAGAAGAATGTTCAGTACCAAGGTAAGGAACATTAGCTTCTAAAGTTCCTGCAAAGTCAAATAACATTCCCAGAGATTCTAAAGCTGCAACAGCCATTAAAATTCCTAAAAAGAACAAAATACTTGGCATTTCAATTTTTGATAGCGACTTATGAACAGGCGAATGATGTCCGCCTTCTGAAGTAGCTTCACCTAATGTAAATTTTCTATTACTTAAAAACTCTGCTACAGCAGCTACTACCGCTAAAGACAACATCATTCCTACATAAGGTGGTAAATGTGTTATTGTTTTAAATACAGGTACAAATAGAATTGAGCCCAAACCTAAGTAGAACATTATTGCACTATATTTATCAGTAGATTTCTCTTCTTCAACTTCTGGCTCAATAAAACCTTTAAATATCTTCATTCGAGAAGCAATAAATGTAGGAACTGCAAAACATAAAATAGAAGGCAACAATACGTGCTCAATTAATTGCGCTGCAGAAACTTTATTTGCAATCCAAAGCATTGTTGTAGTAACATCTCCGATTGGAGACCAAGCACCACCTGCATTAGCTGCAATTACAATTAATCCAGCAAACCACAGACGCACTTCTCTGTCTTTTATGATTTTTTGTAAAATTGTAATTAATACAATTGTTGCTGTTAAATTGTCGATAATTGCTGAAAGTACAAATGCCAAAATAGTAAACAACCAAAGTAACTTTCCTTTACTTTTAGTTTTAATAAATGATTTAATAGTAGAAAAACCATCAAAATAATCAACAATTTCAACAATAGTCATAGCTCCCATAAGGAAAAATAAAATCTCGGCTGTTTTTCCTAAATGATGTAACAAAACACCTTCTACATGATGGCTTTCTTTTCCAACACCAGGAAGAATCTCAAAAACTTCCAAATGATTTACAGCTATTAATGCCCATAAAATTGCCATCATTCCTAAAGCAGGAATTAATTTGTCAATTTTAAAAGTGTGTTCCATAGCTATTGCAACATAACCAAGAACAAATATTGTAATTAATAGAATTTCCATTTTTTAATTATTTAATAAGTTGTTTTAAAGCAATTTCAAATGCGCGAGCACTAATATTCTTTTTATCTGAATTTGCATCGAATGTTTTTTGAATTGCTGATTTTATAATATTTGAAGTGTCAGAAAAAATTGATTCATCAGTCATTTGTACTTTTTTCTCCATAAAATATGCAAAAACTCTTGCCATTCCACAGTTCGAAATAAAGTCTGGAATTAAACTTACTTTAGAGTCTGTTTCTTCCATAATTGACCCAAAGAAAATTTCTTTATCAGCAAAAGGAACATTAGCACCACATGAAATTACTTCTAAACCAGATTCAATCATTGCGTCTACTTGTGTTTTTTGAACTAATCTTGAAGCTGCGCACGGTGCGAAAATATCTGCACCTAAAGTCCAAATTTTCTCATTTATTTCATCAAAAGGAATCATATTAGGCGCAACTAATTTATTTCCATCTTTATTTAAGAATAGTTCTGTAATTTCTTGAAATGAAAAACCATTTTCATTAATTAAACCACCATCTCTATCAATAATTCCAACTACTTTAGCTCCCATTTCAGCTAAATAAAAAGCTGCTGCAGAACCTACGTTTCCAAAACCCTGAACAATAGCTTTTTTCCCTTTTACATTACCACCATAAATATCATAAAAATGA
Protein-coding sequences here:
- a CDS encoding energy transducer TonB; translation: MSFLETPEEKKSFTITSILFVILFLLFTFLGLTYMDPPPENGIAVNFGTSDVGQGEIQPTEPIKTAPTLSVSEPVTSSEENTLTQDNESPVVVTPKNNTKPKTNTPKEQPKTKAETPKIPSKSTSNALDALINGEPKDGKDNGGHGDDGLPGDKGNPNGSIYANSFYGSGSGSGNGSGNGTGWGLAGRKLSGNTKKVQDCNESGTVVVKIWVNRNGNVIKAERTQGTTNTNPCLVNPALETARTFKWQADSNAPETQIGFVVVNFKLGE
- a CDS encoding ExbD/TolR family protein, with the translated sequence MKLGKNKNKVSTEFNMSSMTDIVFLLLIFFMITSTMVTTNALDLVLPKGKGKTDSNKNLAVSIDKDLQFFIDKDKVDEAQLESQLLSLMENQEQKAIILRAEKSVPHEKVVYVMDIAYRNGMKMVVAVNPK
- a CDS encoding MotA/TolQ/ExbB proton channel family protein yields the protein MNIFLQADSLAVASQILPEDTQPVEQTLSIWSLLTSGGAGGIAIMIVLFLLLFMALFLYFERIMAINKASKIDSSFMNNIKLHISSGKIDAAKMLCAQTNSPVARLIEKGISRIGKPLEDINTAIENAGNLELYKLEKNTSMLATISGAGPMIGFLGTVLGMILAFHKMASGGGQIEVGALAEGIYTAMTTTVVGLVVGIIAYMGYNHLVVKTNKIVNQMEANAVEFLDLLNEPV
- the nhaD gene encoding sodium:proton antiporter NhaD, whose amino-acid sequence is MEILLITIFVLGYVAIAMEHTFKIDKLIPALGMMAILWALIAVNHLEVFEILPGVGKESHHVEGVLLHHLGKTAEILFFLMGAMTIVEIVDYFDGFSTIKSFIKTKSKGKLLWLFTILAFVLSAIIDNLTATIVLITILQKIIKDREVRLWFAGLIVIAANAGGAWSPIGDVTTTMLWIANKVSAAQLIEHVLLPSILCFAVPTFIASRMKIFKGFIEPEVEEEKSTDKYSAIMFYLGLGSILFVPVFKTITHLPPYVGMMLSLAVVAAVAEFLSNRKFTLGEATSEGGHHSPVHKSLSKIEMPSILFFLGILMAVAALESLGMLFDFAGTLEANVPYLGTEHSSTKISDLVVLLLGVGSAVIDNVPLVAASIGMFQIGMDEPAWHFIAYSAGTGGSILIIGSAAGVVAMGMEKIDFMWYLKNIGWLALVGFLAGSAGFIILRDFLLNAAH
- a CDS encoding Glu/Leu/Phe/Val dehydrogenase dimerization domain-containing protein yields the protein MKDLLKKFENKEPEIVFNWKDPETEAEGWTVINSLRGGAAGGGTRMRKGLDMNEVLSLAKTMEVKFSVSGPAIGGAKSGINFDPNDPRKKGVLERWYKAVSPLLKNYYGTGGDLNVDEIHEVIPMTEACGVWHPQEGVFNGHFQPTEADKINRIGQLRQGVIKVIENPNFSPDVNRKYTIADMITGYGVAEAVRHFYDIYGGNVKGKKAIVQGFGNVGSAAAFYLAEMGAKVVGIIDRDGGLINENGFSFQEITELFLNKDGNKLVAPNMIPFDEINEKIWTLGADIFAPCAASRLVQKTQVDAMIESGLEVISCGANVPFADKEIFFGSIMEETDSKVSLIPDFISNCGMARVFAYFMEKKVQMTDESIFSDTSNIIKSAIQKTFDANSDKKNISARAFEIALKQLIK